Part of the Sodalinema gerasimenkoae IPPAS B-353 genome is shown below.
CCCCTCCCCGCAAGAAAAAACGGGTCGGGCGCTTCATCGGTTACAAGAGCCAATACAAACGGGCCATTGTGCGTCTCGCTGAAGGTGACACCATCCCACTGTTCCCCGACGTTTAACCCAATCGGTCCTTACTTAGCAAACCCCAGCCAAGGTCAATACTATGGGTATCCGCTCATACCGCCCTTATACTCCGGGAACTCGACAGGCGACCGTTTCGGACTTCGAGACCATTACCCGCGATAAGCCCGAAAAGAGCCTAACAAAATCCAAACACCGCGCCAAAGGTCGCAATAACCGAGGCGTCATTACCTGCCGCCATCGCGGTGGTGGGCACAAACGTCGCTATCGTCTCATCGACTTCCGACGGGATAAACATAACGTTCCCGCTAAGGTCGCTCAGATTGAATACGACCCCAACCGTAACGCCCGGATTGCCTTACTTCACTACCTCGATGGTGAAAAGCGCTACATCCTGCATCCAACGGGACTCACCGTAGGCACGCAAATTGTCTCCGGTCCCGACGCTCCTATTGAAGTGGGCAACGCCCTGCCTCTGTCCAACATTCCCTTAGGGACGACCGTTCATAACGTTGAACTCAATCCCGGACGGGGGGGACAAATCGTCCGCGCCGCTGGGACCAGTGCCCAGCTCGTGGCCAAAGAAGGCAACTTCGTCACCCTGAAACTGCCTTCGACTGAAGTCCGCATGGTGCGTCGTGAATGCTACGCCACCATCGGTCAAGTGGGTAACGCCGACGCCAGAAACCTAACCCTAGGTAAAGCCGGTCGTACCCGCTGGAAGGGTCGCCGTCCTCAGGTTCGAGGCAGCGTCATGAACCCGGTGGACCACCCTCATGGTGGTGGTGAAGGCCGCGCCCCCATTGGTCGCAGCGGTCCGGTTACCCCTTGGGGTAAACCCACCTTGGGGATGAAAACCCGCAAGAAAAACAAACAAAG
Proteins encoded:
- the rplB gene encoding 50S ribosomal protein L2 — encoded protein: MGIRSYRPYTPGTRQATVSDFETITRDKPEKSLTKSKHRAKGRNNRGVITCRHRGGGHKRRYRLIDFRRDKHNVPAKVAQIEYDPNRNARIALLHYLDGEKRYILHPTGLTVGTQIVSGPDAPIEVGNALPLSNIPLGTTVHNVELNPGRGGQIVRAAGTSAQLVAKEGNFVTLKLPSTEVRMVRRECYATIGQVGNADARNLTLGKAGRTRWKGRRPQVRGSVMNPVDHPHGGGEGRAPIGRSGPVTPWGKPTLGMKTRKKNKQSSKYVVRRRRKTSKRSRGGRES